From the genome of Phytohabitans rumicis, one region includes:
- a CDS encoding helix-turn-helix domain-containing protein, giving the protein MLSLTHLKVLEAVARHGSVTEAAKELHYSQPSVSHHLGRLEADTGAKLIQRVGRGIRLTPKGSCWRGVRPRSWGG; this is encoded by the coding sequence ATGCTGAGCCTGACCCACCTCAAGGTGCTGGAAGCGGTCGCCCGTCATGGATCGGTGACCGAAGCCGCGAAGGAGCTACATTACTCTCAGCCATCGGTCAGTCACCATTTGGGGCGACTGGAGGCCGACACCGGAGCCAAGCTCATCCAGCGAGTGGGCCGCGGGATCCGGCTCACCCCGAAGGGGAGCTGTTGGCGGGGCGTGCGGCCGAGATCCTGGGGCGGGTGA
- a CDS encoding dihydrofolate reductase family protein, translating into MTEPRLLGDGTRIEGAPAMSLARVQNFSISLDGFGTGEGQSHDAHFGHAGDRLHQWMFATRWWRGHDDPGGSGGIDNAFAQLFDPGIGAEIMGAGKFGHPGWHEDPQWQGAWGPNPPFHTPVFVLTHHTRPPIEMEGGTTFHFLDASPAEALETAREAAGGKDVRIGGGPTVIRDFLAARLIDHAHIVVVPILLGRGVRLWDGLEGLEKDYQVEATSSPSGVTHVTFTRR; encoded by the coding sequence ATGACCGAGCCGCGCCTCCTCGGCGACGGCACCCGCATCGAAGGAGCACCAGCCATGTCACTCGCCCGCGTCCAAAACTTCTCCATCTCACTCGACGGCTTCGGCACCGGCGAAGGTCAGAGCCACGACGCACACTTCGGGCACGCCGGGGACAGGCTGCACCAATGGATGTTCGCCACCAGGTGGTGGCGCGGGCACGACGATCCTGGTGGTAGCGGCGGCATCGACAACGCCTTCGCGCAGCTGTTCGATCCTGGCATCGGCGCGGAGATCATGGGGGCCGGGAAGTTCGGCCACCCCGGATGGCACGAAGACCCGCAGTGGCAGGGCGCGTGGGGCCCCAACCCGCCGTTCCACACACCGGTCTTCGTGCTCACCCACCACACGCGCCCGCCGATCGAGATGGAGGGCGGCACGACCTTCCACTTCCTCGACGCGTCGCCCGCCGAGGCGCTCGAGACAGCCCGTGAGGCTGCGGGCGGCAAGGACGTACGCATCGGCGGAGGTCCCACCGTGATCCGCGACTTCCTTGCCGCCCGGCTCATCGACCACGCGCACATCGTGGTGGTCCCGATCCTGCTCGGCCGAGGCGTACGCCTCTGGGACGGACTGGAGGGCCTCGAGAAGGACTACCAGGTCGAGGCCACCTCCTCGCCCAGCGGCGTCACGCATGTGACGTTCACCCGCCGGTGA